One stretch of Labrus bergylta chromosome 24, fLabBer1.1, whole genome shotgun sequence DNA includes these proteins:
- the LOC110000848 gene encoding amyloid-beta A4 protein-like isoform X2, producing MGERVALLLLALAASSLAAEVPTDVSMGLLAMPQVAMFCGKLNMHINVQSGKWEPDPWGNKSCISTKKGILQYCQKVYPELQITNVVEANQPVSIQNWYKKGRKMCRNHVHIVVPYRCLVGDFVSDALLVPDKCKFLHQERMDQCESHLHWHTVAKESCGDRTMNLHDYGMLLPCGINRFRGVEFVCCPAEAERDADSGELEADDSDVWWGGVETDYSENGTPPEPEPAEQQEETRPSVVEEDKQEEEEEEEEEEAEAVPAEEEDGDNDDDEEEEEEEEDMLDNDRDGDGEQDQEVVGDDYEDVDEPADDDADADESTTNIAMTTTTTTTTTESVEEVVRVPTATPSSPDAVDHYLETPADENEHAHFQKAKESLEAKHRERMSQVMREWEEAEREAKNLPRADKKAVIQRFQEKVEALEQEAASERQQLVETHMARVEALLNDRRRLALESYLTALQQNPPKPRHVFSLLKKYVRAEQKDRQHTLKHFEHVRMVDPKKAAQIRPQVLTHLRVIEERMNQSLGLLYKVPGVADDIQDQVELLQREQAEMAQQLANLQTDVRMSYGNDALMPDQELGDGQTELLPQEDALGFGGVGFIHPESFNQANTENQVEPVDSRPNLDRGIPTRPVTGMKMEAIPELRMETEDRQSTEYEVHHQKLVFFAEDVGSNKGAIIGLMVGGVVIATVIVITLVMLRKKQYTSIHHGVIEVDAAVTPEERHLSKMQQNGYENPTYKFFEQMQ from the exons GTGCCTACAGATGTTTCTATGGGTCTGTTGGCAATGCCCCAGGTGGCCATGTTCTGCGGTAAACTCAACATGCACATCAATGTGCAGAGCGGAAAGTGGGAGCCCGACCCCTGGGGCAACAAGAGCTGCATCAGCACCAAGAAGGGCATCCTGCAGTACTGCCAGaag gtgtacCCAGAGCTCCAGATCACCAACGTGGTGGAGGCCAACCAGCCAGTCAGCATCCAGAACTGGTACAAGAAGGGACGCAAGATGTGCCGCAACCACGTGCACATCGTGGTGCCCTACCGCTGCCTGG TGGGTGACTTTGTCAGCGACGCCCTGCTTGTTCCTGACAAGTGCAAGTTCCTGCACCAGGAGCGCATGGACCAGTGTGAGAGCCACCTGCACTGGCACACTGTCGCCAAGgag TCCTGTGGGGACCGCACCATGAACCTCCACGACTACGGGATGCTGTTGCCGTGCGGCATCAACCGCTTCCGGGGAGTCGAGTTCGTCTGCTGTCCCGCGGAGGCCGAGCGTGACGCCGACAGCGGCGAGCTGGAAGCCGATGACTCCGACGTCTGGTGGGGCGGAGTGGAGACCGACTACTCTGAAAACGg TACGCCGCCCGAGCCCGAGCCAGCAGAGCAGCAAGAGGAAACCAGGCCATCTGTGGTAGAGGAGgacaaacaggaggaggaggaggaggaggaggaggaggaggcagaggcgGTGCCGGCCGAGGAGGAAGACGGCGACAACGACGacgacgaggaagaggaggaggaggaggaggacatgttggATAACGACCGCGATGGAGACGGCGAGCAGGACCAGGAGGTGGTGGGGGACGATTATGAGGACGTGGATGAGCCTGCAGATGACGACGCCGACGCCGACGAGTCCACGACCAACATCGCCATGACGACTaccaccaccacaaccaccaccGAGTCCGTGGAGGAGGTGGTCAGGG TGCCCACAGCCACACCAAGCTCCCCTGACGCCGTGGACCACTACCTGGAGACGCCCGCTGACGAAAACGAACACGCCCACTTCCAGAAGGCGAAAGAGAGCCTGGAGGCAAAGCACCGCGAGAGGATGTCCCAG GTGATGAGGGAGTGGGAGGAGGCCGAGAGGGAAGCCAAGAATCTTCCACGCGCCGACAAGAAGGCTGTCATCCAG cGTTTCCAGGAGAAGGTGGAGGCGTTGGAGCAGGAGGCGGCCAGCGAGCGGCAGCAGCTGGTGGAGACGCACATGGCGCGGGTGGAGGCTCTGCTGAACGACCGCCGCCGCCTGGCTCTGGAGAGCTACCTGACCGCACTGCAGCAGAACCCACCCAAA ccTCGCCACGTCTTCAGCTTGCTGAAGAAGTACGTGCGTGCCGAGCAGAAGGACAGGCAGCACACCCTCAAGCACTTTGAGCACGTCCGCATGGTGGATCCGAAGAAGGCTGCGCAGATCAGACCTCAG GTGCTGACCCACCTGCGTGTCATTGAGGAGCGTATGAACCAATCTCTGGGACTCCTCTACAAGGTGCCCGGTGTGGCCGACGATATCCAGGACCAAGTCG AGCTCCTGCAGAGGGAGCAGGCGGAGATGGCCCAGCAGCTGGCCAACCTGCAGACGGACGTGAGGATGAGCTACGGGAACGACGCCCTGATGCCCGACCAGGAGCTGGGAGACGGCCAGACGGAGCTGCTGCCTCAGGAGGACGCACTGGGCTTCGGTGGAGTTGGGTTCATCCACCCCGAGAGCTTCAACCAGGCTAACACCGAGAACCAGG tgGAGCCAGTTGACTCTCGCCCCAACCTCGACAGAGGGATTCCCACAAGGCCAG TGACTGGAATGAAGATGGAAGCTATTCCTGAGCTGCGTATGGAGACGGAGGACAGACAGAGCACCGAGTATGAAGTTCACCATCAAAAACTG GTCTTCTTTGCAGAGGACGTGGGCTCCAACAAGGGCGCCATCATCGGGCTGATGGTCGGGGGCGTTGTCATAGCGACCGTGATCGTTATCACGCTGGTGATGCTGAGGAAGAAGCAGTACACCTCCATCCACCACGGAGTCATCGAG GTGGACGCCGCCGTCACCCCCGAGGAGCGCCACCTGTCCAAGATGCAGCAGAACGGCTATGAGAACCCCACCTACAAGTTCTTTGAGCAGATGCAGTAA
- the LOC110000848 gene encoding amyloid-beta A4 protein-like isoform X1, which translates to MGERVALLLLALAASSLAAEVPTDVSMGLLAMPQVAMFCGKLNMHINVQSGKWEPDPWGNKSCISTKKGILQYCQKVYPELQITNVVEANQPVSIQNWYKKGRKMCRNHVHIVVPYRCLVGDFVSDALLVPDKCKFLHQERMDQCESHLHWHTVAKESCGDRTMNLHDYGMLLPCGINRFRGVEFVCCPAEAERDADSGELEADDSDVWWGGVETDYSENGTPPEPEPAEQQEETRPSVVEEDKQEEEEEEEEEEAEAVPAEEEDGDNDDDEEEEEEEEDMLDNDRDGDGEQDQEVVGDDYEDVDEPADDDADADESTTNIAMTTTTTTTTTESVEEVVRDVCWAKAETGPCRARLSRWYFDHQEGRCAQFTYGGCGGNRNNFESEEYCMSVCGSVMPTATPSSPDAVDHYLETPADENEHAHFQKAKESLEAKHRERMSQVMREWEEAEREAKNLPRADKKAVIQRFQEKVEALEQEAASERQQLVETHMARVEALLNDRRRLALESYLTALQQNPPKPRHVFSLLKKYVRAEQKDRQHTLKHFEHVRMVDPKKAAQIRPQVLTHLRVIEERMNQSLGLLYKVPGVADDIQDQVELLQREQAEMAQQLANLQTDVRMSYGNDALMPDQELGDGQTELLPQEDALGFGGVGFIHPESFNQANTENQVEPVDSRPNLDRGIPTRPVTGMKMEAIPELRMETEDRQSTEYEVHHQKLVFFAEDVGSNKGAIIGLMVGGVVIATVIVITLVMLRKKQYTSIHHGVIEVDAAVTPEERHLSKMQQNGYENPTYKFFEQMQ; encoded by the exons GTGCCTACAGATGTTTCTATGGGTCTGTTGGCAATGCCCCAGGTGGCCATGTTCTGCGGTAAACTCAACATGCACATCAATGTGCAGAGCGGAAAGTGGGAGCCCGACCCCTGGGGCAACAAGAGCTGCATCAGCACCAAGAAGGGCATCCTGCAGTACTGCCAGaag gtgtacCCAGAGCTCCAGATCACCAACGTGGTGGAGGCCAACCAGCCAGTCAGCATCCAGAACTGGTACAAGAAGGGACGCAAGATGTGCCGCAACCACGTGCACATCGTGGTGCCCTACCGCTGCCTGG TGGGTGACTTTGTCAGCGACGCCCTGCTTGTTCCTGACAAGTGCAAGTTCCTGCACCAGGAGCGCATGGACCAGTGTGAGAGCCACCTGCACTGGCACACTGTCGCCAAGgag TCCTGTGGGGACCGCACCATGAACCTCCACGACTACGGGATGCTGTTGCCGTGCGGCATCAACCGCTTCCGGGGAGTCGAGTTCGTCTGCTGTCCCGCGGAGGCCGAGCGTGACGCCGACAGCGGCGAGCTGGAAGCCGATGACTCCGACGTCTGGTGGGGCGGAGTGGAGACCGACTACTCTGAAAACGg TACGCCGCCCGAGCCCGAGCCAGCAGAGCAGCAAGAGGAAACCAGGCCATCTGTGGTAGAGGAGgacaaacaggaggaggaggaggaggaggaggaggaggaggcagaggcgGTGCCGGCCGAGGAGGAAGACGGCGACAACGACGacgacgaggaagaggaggaggaggaggaggacatgttggATAACGACCGCGATGGAGACGGCGAGCAGGACCAGGAGGTGGTGGGGGACGATTATGAGGACGTGGATGAGCCTGCAGATGACGACGCCGACGCCGACGAGTCCACGACCAACATCGCCATGACGACTaccaccaccacaaccaccaccGAGTCCGTGGAGGAGGTGGTCAGGG ATGTGTGCTGGGCCAAAGCAGAGACTGGTCCATGCCGGGCCAGGCTGTCCCGCTGGTACTTTGACCACCAGGAGGGCCGCTGCGCTCAGTTTACCTACGGCGGCTGCGGGGGAAACAGGAATAACTTTGAGTCAGAGGAGTACTGCATGTCTGTGTGCGGCAGCGTCA TGCCCACAGCCACACCAAGCTCCCCTGACGCCGTGGACCACTACCTGGAGACGCCCGCTGACGAAAACGAACACGCCCACTTCCAGAAGGCGAAAGAGAGCCTGGAGGCAAAGCACCGCGAGAGGATGTCCCAG GTGATGAGGGAGTGGGAGGAGGCCGAGAGGGAAGCCAAGAATCTTCCACGCGCCGACAAGAAGGCTGTCATCCAG cGTTTCCAGGAGAAGGTGGAGGCGTTGGAGCAGGAGGCGGCCAGCGAGCGGCAGCAGCTGGTGGAGACGCACATGGCGCGGGTGGAGGCTCTGCTGAACGACCGCCGCCGCCTGGCTCTGGAGAGCTACCTGACCGCACTGCAGCAGAACCCACCCAAA ccTCGCCACGTCTTCAGCTTGCTGAAGAAGTACGTGCGTGCCGAGCAGAAGGACAGGCAGCACACCCTCAAGCACTTTGAGCACGTCCGCATGGTGGATCCGAAGAAGGCTGCGCAGATCAGACCTCAG GTGCTGACCCACCTGCGTGTCATTGAGGAGCGTATGAACCAATCTCTGGGACTCCTCTACAAGGTGCCCGGTGTGGCCGACGATATCCAGGACCAAGTCG AGCTCCTGCAGAGGGAGCAGGCGGAGATGGCCCAGCAGCTGGCCAACCTGCAGACGGACGTGAGGATGAGCTACGGGAACGACGCCCTGATGCCCGACCAGGAGCTGGGAGACGGCCAGACGGAGCTGCTGCCTCAGGAGGACGCACTGGGCTTCGGTGGAGTTGGGTTCATCCACCCCGAGAGCTTCAACCAGGCTAACACCGAGAACCAGG tgGAGCCAGTTGACTCTCGCCCCAACCTCGACAGAGGGATTCCCACAAGGCCAG TGACTGGAATGAAGATGGAAGCTATTCCTGAGCTGCGTATGGAGACGGAGGACAGACAGAGCACCGAGTATGAAGTTCACCATCAAAAACTG GTCTTCTTTGCAGAGGACGTGGGCTCCAACAAGGGCGCCATCATCGGGCTGATGGTCGGGGGCGTTGTCATAGCGACCGTGATCGTTATCACGCTGGTGATGCTGAGGAAGAAGCAGTACACCTCCATCCACCACGGAGTCATCGAG GTGGACGCCGCCGTCACCCCCGAGGAGCGCCACCTGTCCAAGATGCAGCAGAACGGCTATGAGAACCCCACCTACAAGTTCTTTGAGCAGATGCAGTAA